tgaataaaatcagGCCTTCTTCTCTAGCCTATTTTGATGTGTATCCCCcctttctttttgtgtgtgtgtgggggggatacTCTGCTGTTTGGGGTTACCATAAACTGAAAGATAGCTGAAATTCATTTCGTTTTAGAAGTAtacactgccatctagtggcttCTTTTCAACACAGCATAtctggagatttaaaaaaaatcaaaataaaatacctGTAAACGTTTTTTCTATTAAAGGTCGACTGATAATTGTGCCTCATGTCTACATTActtattattaaaaatgtttttaatatctAAAAGGAGCACTTCTTCTGGGAAGCATATGtcgatatttattgaaaaaactaactaactaactaactaactaactaactaactaactaactaactaactaactaaatgGCTGATGGACTAAAGGTACTCCATAGTATACTAATCAACTCCTATAATCAAGGTCAGTGACAATCTTAAAATGAAATTCTCTAATCCTGCTCTGCTTTGGTGTTTATCTTTAATggctattttcttttcttcatcttattattatttattattattattcagatGACAAATTTATATGGAAACTCACACCGTCAGGTGGATAACATCTTAACACATTTGTTAACACAGAAGAGGATGAAAATAAGCTCATCATTTTCACCGggacaaatctttttttttttcttttttttttttaacaaatgccTAGCAACTACTTCATAAAGCAAATGGTCCATGACCTATCCAGGAAAACTGTGATGACTTTATGAGGCAGAATTTAAGATACAGGATTCTTCTTAGAATGAAAACAGAActataaaatgtattttcccgtacatgtttttattttgttctaTGGTGTTTAGAAGGTCAACAGATGGACACAAATGATCTGCACAATCTTCATATTTCAAAACGTGACAGGATGGTCTTGCTGCTGTCCGTGGTACTGAACTTTAACCTTCAACTGGACACTTCAAAAACACAGATAACTTTAACTGGAAGGTCCAcatttaaatggaataaatgtaACCAATTCAAATGGTCATTTTCTGCTGTGCCCCCAAGGACGTCCAGGCTGAGCTACAGCCCACTTTAAAGAAAGACCCACAGCGTCCGGTTGCCATGGAGAGTCCTGCAaatggccaaaaaaaaaagaaaggaagaaaagtggAATCAGCTGGAAGCGAGAGCCTCCAGAGGTGGCGCTAGTGAGTCCTGAGGCCGGTCCTCTGCAGGGAACCGATTTATCCCAGGCCGAATTATTTGATGCAGCATTAAAGTGTAAACTTTTCTAACTTCCGCCTTGTTGTGTATAGATTTGGTGACCTAAACCAAGAATTCAGCAAGGTTGTGTTGTACAGTGACAGATTTGCATCGATATGCAGATTTGCAAGTTAGAGATTTGCAAAGCTGCCCCAAACATTTAATCCAAGCATAAATTAGCTATGACAACAGATGATGAGGAGCTTCAGATGAGTTTTCTGAAACAGCATCTATAGATCTGCTGAGGGGGAGACCCAGAGTTCTTCTTCACATGCAGAACTTGGACTGAAGCTCTTTATCGGAACCAAAGCTGCTATATTAGATATCATAAAAAACACATACTGCACAACTATAAAAGTATTGCGTTGCTTTTCACCCTGACATCCAGGTTCAATAGTGAAAAGTTGGTTCATTTCACACTTTTTCTGTCATATTTGTGGTGTTCTTTGGGATTTATCGAAATCCCCTGAATGGTGCGCCAGGCCAGCCAGTTTTAACTCAACTTTCTGGTTTCAGATATGAAGTTTCACCTGTAAAACATCATAGCACACAAAAACCCCATAAAGATATTACAATAaggtaaaaccaaaacaaagcagaaacatGCTTTTTTAATTGCTGTGATGAAGGAACAATTTGTTCTGACTGTTGTCAAGAGACGTTTGGCTGTTTCCTCTTCTTAAGCCCTGCAATAAAGATCTGCATTAAGATAAATTACATTAATAAAACCGAAATCACCATGAACCCGTTTGTAAAAGAAGACATCGCTGAACTTGTGCAACTGAGCACAGCCTCCCTCAATAACGCAACTTCATCAGTACTTAAACTTCCTTTTTctctattcttcttcttcttattaatAATCAATAACAACTCGACTTCACTTCAGACGCATGTGTGGGTGTTTTCCGGTGGAAGAgagtctgtggtgtgtgtgagagagagggtccATGCTCGGCTGCACTGACTCCGGCTTTAAGGAAGCTTCAGCCGGCAGCTGCTGCggagggagacggagacggcggcggcggcgctggcggTTGGTGACGGACCGCGAACTATCCTCCACGTCTCAGCCAGCCCTTCCATCGTCCCCCAAAAGTCTACAAATGTCACCGAGAGGTGAGTTAAAGCGGCGCGGCGCGTTTCGCCTGTTGGCTGGGATAATAACCGAGGCGAGGACGGCGAGCTGGGGCTCGATACAAAGGCTTTCTTCGCCGGAGAAAATGCCGGAGAAAATGCCGGGCTGCAGCAGCCGGGAGGCCCGTCTCTACCTTTCAAGTCGCCGACCCGCCTCGGTTATCAACGCTTCAGCcaattttttcatttttatccgCGTAGGTCCGCCGTTTGGTGTCCCATCCAACCGCTTGAAGACATCAAATATTGGCGTTATGTGTCGAGTAACTCGCCCTAACGACCACGGCCGGTTACAGGCAACATGGTGTCTCTCTGCGGAGTCTCGTAGCGCTGCTCGCCGGCCATCGGCGCCCTCCGCGCCGCTACGCGCTCACGGGGACCGCCTTGGTCGCTTCGTCGCAACCAGGAAAAGCGTCGGGAAGGGAAGCCGAAACCGCAGTACCGGGTTATGTAACACAGCAAACGTTACCCATTAATGTTGCCTTTACTAAAACTTTGATAAGCGCGATATTGCAAAGTTGTAACACGATTTGGTCCTGATGCGTTTtttttgggctgttttttttttttttaattaattaatttattttacatcagtttgtgtgtttatccGCAATTTCGGCGGGGCGTCCTCAATGAACAATCCCGTTTCCTGTCACAAATGTGCTGTTTTGTCCACGTTTGCGTCTGTTCGACTTTTTAAATGTAGCGATCGAGAGTGGGGACCGATGGCCGGTGCTGGCCAGGCTGTAGCTGGGCTACTCATCCCTCCCTCGGTCTGCGTAGATGGAGTTAAAGGCTCCGGCTTGGGTGGCTGCTGCAGGGCTTAGCCTCATGCTAatgggttttatttaaatagaaTTGCTTAGTTCTTTTTCGGGCGTTGCGCTTATATCGCGCAAATTAATATAAAAGTGATGCTAAAGATCACTTTTGCAAGATGCGTTGCAAGATGCGTTGATAGCAGAAGTGGAAATGATCAGATTTGCTAGTGTTAAAATGCCACTTACAGATAACTATAGGGAAATGTATCATGGTAGCAATTGTTCATATAACACATAATGTGTTTTTACATAAATTACAGGTGGGtggaacagaaagaaaacattgaTTGCATGATTTTTTTGAAATGTTTCCCTAATTTGACTTGcaattcttttttcctccccttttcaGATTGAATAATGTGATTGTGAACGGAGGCAGCTGCACTCCAATGGTCAAGGACCTCACCTTACTTCACTAGAATGTACTTGATGAATGTACCTCCTGTCGCAGCGACGCGTACAGAATGGAGACCGCGTGGCCCTCGGGCTGGCTTTAGCCTTCCAATCTGCTTCAATGACTCTGACGTGGCGTTGTCCACCCAAGGCACACCTATCTCAGACAAGGTCCAGATGATCATAGAGAGCCTCAGGAGCTCCCAGTCCTCACTTGAGATGGGCGATGAGATGGAGGGGAATGCCCAGTGCAGACAGGAAGGTCATCCAAAAGTCTGTAAGGTCATGGGTTCATATATGGAAGTCAAAGCTAAAGGTAAAAGTCCTAGTGAAACTCATCTGGCAGACGTTTCCTCCTCGGTTCATCACCGGAGCAGCGATTCAGACAGCGACGATTCGGTTGACAGGGGAATTGAGGAGGCGATACTGGAATACCTGAAGGAGAGGGATGATCACAAACGTAAGGCAGAGCCATGCGGGACCTTTCTGCAGACCAAAATTCCCAGGAAATGCCCGCCAGTTCCCGAGTTTTCCAAGCAGAGCACTGACAGCAGCACACGTGTGATTTCAGGGAGCCACTTTCCCAGAAGTGTCAAAGCTGAGACTGCCACAGCACCACTGGTTCTACCCACaaagaagcatttaaaaaacaactacCTAAATGACAAAATGCAAAAGAAATTAGACTCCAATAAGACTGCATCGCTCAAGAGTTTAGTTTTGCCCAAACAGCAGATAAAGTGCCCCCCTAAAGCGTTCAGCATATTCAACAAAATAAAGTGCCCTGTGGCCGTACAGATGGAGGAGGACTCAAACGACTCCAGCAGCGATGATGGGATTGAAGAGGCCATTCAACGATACCAGCTTGAGAAAAACGAGCAAGACAGCAAAAGGAAAAAGTCCAATaagcagcagctgaaagaggAGTCCGATTCCACCAGTGACGACGGGATCGAGGAAGCTATCCGCCATTaccagctggagcagctcaagGAGAAGAGCGAGGGCGTCCCAAAACCTGCCCCGCACAAGCAAAAACCTTCCAAGTCACTGATACACAGCATTGAAGGTGCGAGCGTGGAACACGCAAGGAGAAACAgactgaggaggaaaaagtCCAGAGCGGAGACAGAGAGGCAGTCTGCCCCGGCTGCCGCCTCACACGACTTCACACCCAGGGGTTCGCTGTCAGACAGGTCCAACAGCAACGGGAAGGCAGTGAGTTTGTCCCAAGAGGAGGGTTTTAAGGAGCGGCTGGCCCTCACCTCTGCAAACACCACAGCAGAGCTCATGTGCGCGGAGGCCATCCTGGACATCTCCAAAACCGTCATGCCCGAGGCCTTCAGCGTCGGCCTCGCTGCGGCATCCGTGCATCCTTCGCTCCCTGACGACCCGGCCGAAGATGACGCCAGCTCCGTTGACAGCGAGGACGGTATAGAGCAGGAAATTAGGAGATTCCTGGAGCAGAAGGCGCAGCTGCACAGACAGCCGCCCGGTTTCGCGGTGACCCGCGAGCCTCCGAGCGGCAACGAGCCAGCGGAGGTGAAAACCAAAGCAACTGTAATCCAAAAGAAACCTTCTCGATTGTCCCTGACGCACAGACGAATACACAAGGAAGAAAGTGGGGGCAAATTCAACATATCAGGTACCGATGTCACTGCTGCAGCCCCCAAATTGTCACCCGAGCGGCGAAAAGAACCAAACTCATCTCAGTTGTGCCAGAGAAGAGAACAGCGTGCAATAGCCGGAGGACGGCAGGCAGAGCAAAGTGGCGACAAAAGTAGCTCGCTCGACAGCGACGAAGACCTGGATACCGCGATAAAAGATCTTCTCAAGACGAAAAAGAAGTCAAAGAAAAAAGCGAGAGACTCAAAGTGGAGATCAAGACAGAGTCTCAAGGTCGAAGGCCCAAATTTCAGATGCACTTCACAGACTGAGAAATTAAAATTTGATACGGTTTCCAAGTGCGGCGCATTCAAAAGGGGGAAGAAGCTTAAGGAGGAAGTCGGCATCAGTCACACTTCGGCTAAATTGAGCGTGCAGCAACACAAGCGAGCAAGTAAGAACGACGGATGCGACGGCAGCTTAGAGAAGCAGAAAGTAGCCGAGAGGCGAGAAGCTCTGCTGCGTCGCAGCAACACGGCTCCTCCGCTAAAGGACGACAGCAGTTCAGTCGATAGCGACGATAGCATCGAGCAGGAGATCCGAAGGTTTCTGGCTGAAAAAGCCAAAGTTTCCACTccagaaaaagggaaagatgAAGACGTATCAAATGGCAGCGCTGTCGTTTGTGGCCCGATAACAGAAGAAGGCAATAAAAGGGAAAATCAGCTGGCTGAAGTTCCAACTCTAAGTTTTAGCCTTTGTGCTGAACCATGTCTTCTGAACAGGCGGCCTGTGACTTCGCCAGAGAGTTTACAGCCGGTTATCTCAGCCGATGATGTACAATCAGGCCTGACCTCAGCCCAGTCCAGCAGCCCCGGTCTTCTGGAACCAGCAGATGGAGCTGGGGCCACCAGGCCCATGAATGTCACGCGAACGGAGAAGGGTTGGCCCAGTTTGAGCCCCAAGAACGCTCTCTCTTGCTCCCAATCTACCAAGTGGCGACAGTGCCTTGGACTCCCCACGACTGATAGTCAGACTTTTAATCAAGCTTCCTTCTACATCACCTCATCTAAAAGCAGCGCGACAGCACCAGCCACCCCGGCGACTCCGAGCAGGATCGTCACCCCTAAGCTGCAGACCGCCAGCGCGGTTTGGTCCACTGTCAAAACCAGCAGagcctctttctcctgctctcGAGAGACATCAGTTTATACCACATTCCAAACACCTCTTTCAAACCGGTTTCCCGCCACCAGACAGCAGCCATCATTGACGCCGCGCCTCACGCTCGGCCATCACTCGCAGTGCCCTGTAGAAGGAGAGGCGGCGAGCATGGTGCACGTCCCAAAGGACAAGACCGTGTTTGTAGAGCTGGAGACCAATCGGACCAACCACGTCCAGGTTCGGAGCAGGGATCG
The sequence above is drawn from the Takifugu rubripes chromosome 6, fTakRub1.2, whole genome shotgun sequence genome and encodes:
- the ppp1r26 gene encoding protein phosphatase 1 regulatory subunit 26, whose translation is MYLMNVPPVAATRTEWRPRGPRAGFSLPICFNDSDVALSTQGTPISDKVQMIIESLRSSQSSLEMGDEMEGNAQCRQEGHPKVCKVMGSYMEVKAKGKSPSETHLADVSSSVHHRSSDSDSDDSVDRGIEEAILEYLKERDDHKRKAEPCGTFLQTKIPRKCPPVPEFSKQSTDSSTRVISGSHFPRSVKAETATAPLVLPTKKHLKNNYLNDKMQKKLDSNKTASLKSLVLPKQQIKCPPKAFSIFNKIKCPVAVQMEEDSNDSSSDDGIEEAIQRYQLEKNEQDSKRKKSNKQQLKEESDSTSDDGIEEAIRHYQLEQLKEKSEGVPKPAPHKQKPSKSLIHSIEGASVEHARRNRLRRKKSRAETERQSAPAAASHDFTPRGSLSDRSNSNGKAVSLSQEEGFKERLALTSANTTAELMCAEAILDISKTVMPEAFSVGLAAASVHPSLPDDPAEDDASSVDSEDGIEQEIRRFLEQKAQLHRQPPGFAVTREPPSGNEPAEVKTKATVIQKKPSRLSLTHRRIHKEESGGKFNISGTDVTAAAPKLSPERRKEPNSSQLCQRREQRAIAGGRQAEQSGDKSSSLDSDEDLDTAIKDLLKTKKKSKKKARDSKWRSRQSLKVEGPNFRCTSQTEKLKFDTVSKCGAFKRGKKLKEEVGISHTSAKLSVQQHKRASKNDGCDGSLEKQKVAERREALLRRSNTAPPLKDDSSSVDSDDSIEQEIRRFLAEKAKVSTPEKGKDEDVSNGSAVVCGPITEEGNKRENQLAEVPTLSFSLCAEPCLLNRRPVTSPESLQPVISADDVQSGLTSAQSSSPGLLEPADGAGATRPMNVTRTEKGWPSLSPKNALSCSQSTKWRQCLGLPTTDSQTFNQASFYITSSKSSATAPATPATPSRIVTPKLQTASAVWSTVKTSRASFSCSRETSVYTTFQTPLSNRFPATRQQPSLTPRLTLGHHSQCPVEGEAASMVHVPKDKTVFVELETNRTNHVQVRSRDRGDNRVRAALPCEVKREEGSLAMDEKEVHLERAEEFIDEPDCESDQRNPEKQQGFPPLSLSSAIDPGISISPCIALTTEERSNMLSRRCLAEKCTQVLRSFSTVQNKPVWHVKRKLQFIPVNRRNDTSGLL